tttaattgaaattaatAGATAAGCAAAGACACTGCATATATAAAACAAGAACAGGAGGCAGtaaaaaaagaacccagaacAGTAAAGAACATGAAAATGGGAAGGAAGTTAAAAACTCAGTAAAGAATTAGAGAACTGTCAAAAATACTTCCAAAAAGTGGAACAAAAAGCTCAAgataggaaaaggagaaaagattttaaaaatcagaatattaagAAGAGGGTCCAACACTTAACAAGAGGAACTGGGAAAGGAGAACACAGAGGAAGGAGTAAAGAACTATCTCAAACACATAACACAGAAATTCCCTAGAAACAGGACAGCAATCCCCAGATTTCCGGGCTACTGGGTTCCCTGCGTGATAAACAAAGGAAGGCTGCCACAAAGGCCTATCACACAAACTGGGAAAATCAAGGATGCAAGGTTCCTCAAAGTCTGAAGGTGGAAAAGTGTTTATTAAGGAACATGGGTCAAGCTGGACTTCTCGACAGCAACAACGCAAACCAGAAAACACTGATCTATAACTTCAGAGTTACTTCCAAACAAACCTGGAGTGCCAAGCCCAGCCAAActtactctttgttttttggtttttgttttttgtttttttgtcttttgtctttttaaggctgcactggcggcatgtggaggttcccaggctaggggtctaatcattgctacagctgccggcctccaccacagccagggcaacgccagacccgagccacgtccgcaacctacaccacagctcatagcaacaccagatcggatccttaacccactgagcgaggccagggatcgaacccacagcctcaggtttcccagtcggattcgttaccactgcccacaacagcaactcccgcCAAATTTACTCTTTAAGTGCAGTggtagaataaaaacattttcagacgTGCAAGCCTCAAAAGTTTGCCTCCCAGCAAACTACTGGGAAGCCACTGGAAACGTGAGCCACCACTAGGAGGAGGGAACACCCAGAGGGGAGCCACAGAAGGCAGGACGGGAGAGCTCCCAGGATGACGTGTGCACAGACCGACCCCGACCTGAGCCCAGGAAGCCTGTCTGGGGTAGGGTGCCTGAGGAGCACCTCGGAACGGACAGATGCGCTGCCAGGGCTGAGTGGGAAAAAGATCCTACAGAATGAAAGTCTCCGCAACATAATTCTGAGGTTCAAAGAGAACAGGCAAAGGAAACACAGGCAATTAGTGCCTGCAGCCTATGCtaactccagggccagggatggaaactgcgtcacagcagcaacccaagctgctgcagccgcaatgccacatctttaagCGGCTGTGAAAAATAAGTGAACGTTAACTCCAGGTAAGTAAAAAAGGCTACACAAGAGAAGAAATAGGATCAGGGGTAAGCGCTCAGCTCAGCAAAGCACAGTGACGACCTGAACAGACTGGCAGCAGTGCTGAAATGGATTTAACCAAAACGGGGAGCTACCTACATGACAGGGGACGAGGGACGTGGTACCGTCATCTGCCATTAGTGGAAGCTGGCAGATAACCCCAAAATCGGTGAACAAAGACAGGACAACTCAAGCATGTTACGGAGAAACATGAGGTAAATTCTACAGTGTCAAGTGCTGCTGCCTCTCCGGAAAGGCAGGAGAGGATGGCAGCATTCTCAGTGTCTCTTGGCGCTACTGACATCCTAAACTATGCACAGGGCATgtattatttgaagaaaaaaaaattaaggttaaaGAAAGAGATACATAGTAGCCACCCTGCTAGAAGAGTAAACAATGGCCCAAGAAGGCCTTCTTGCCGAAAGGTAGTGTCTTCCTGGCTCAAAAGCCATAGGTGACCCTGAACAAACTTTAAATCCCAGGAGCCCGCACTTACTACACCACAAAATGGGGGATGTATTTCACTCCCTCAGCCGTTCTTTTTAGTGTAAACGTGGTGACCGTCTTTCTAGGTCAAGgaatagaagaaagaataaatacgCAGTTAGATAAATCTCACGAAATTTAGGAACATGGACACAGGGAACTTGGTTGAATCATGTGGCAATTAGTGAGCCCCAACCCAGGAACCACTTTCCCAGTTTAGGGGGAACTGACGACCCCAGGCCTACCCACCGTCCAGGAAGCCCCTCACGTCCATAGTAAACACTCAGAATCACAAATCTAAGCCCAGAGCTTCCATTAATTTAAAGCAACCGCCACAGATACAGCACAACAGGCTCTGGGGCCAGACCACCTGCATCCACCTTCTCCACCACGAACTCTGTAACCCTGGGCCTCACTGCACCTGTCTGCTCCTGTGCAAATGGGACCCTAACAGCACCCACCTAAAAGCTGTCAGGCTTTAACGAGTGAAATCAGGCACACTCTGGCAGGGCTGGACACAGGTGAGAGCTGAGTAAGCACAGGCTGTGTCAGTGCCCTCTATTCAAGGCTGCCTgtgtggagttccctagtggctcagcaggtgaaggatccggcactgtcgctgctgtggctggggttcgatccctagcccgggaacttccacatgccatgggttcggccaaaaaaaaaaaaaagggctgccTATGGAATCAGAGATGTTGGGGTGATTTGCTCATTGGTACTCATCGAAAAcctcctgtgtgccagacacCAAACAACTGCTAACCCTGTAACTGGACAGGCCAAGTCGTTCCATCTCTTCCGCGTCTTGTTTCCCGGACCTGCGGCACAGAGCAGGGAAAGCCAAATGAGAGGACTTGGCCAGAGACCTGGCAGTGCCTGGGACACACAAGATGCTCAATAAACGGTATCACAATCACCACTCATCTTCTCTCCTACACGTGACTCGGGGTTATCTAATTCACCTTGTTTATTCTGTTGAACCTAATACATTCCTGGAAGGCTGCAGGTGCTAATAAATACTCCTTGCAATGAATTTAAGCACTTCCCCGCACCTTCTCAGTTTACTTACAACAGCCCCCCAAAATGCGAGagaagagtaaattttaaaagcctgCACGTTTCCTGGATAAAGGCATGCTAAGTCTACGCACCAGCGTATTGTAACAGGGCCGTTATTACACACCTTTGCTTTCTGATCGTTAAAAGTCCCCGCGGTTATTACTACACATGGAGTAATTTCACCGAAAACTGCTAGGTCATCACTTTCTTCCAAAGCGGTCCCTTATGTCAGCCCTAAGAGCGCACTGCTTCGGCATTTCCACGGACACACCGCCTCCTGCTTGCTCGTCCCTGCTGTCCCCGCTGCGGGAAGCTAGTGGTCCATCTCACAAGTTTGATTTCTCTGCTGCCAGGGAAAAACTCCTTGAGAACCAGCAAGGGGGAGGCCCGGAACAGTAACAAAGGGATGGAACTTTTTACATCCAAAGCCCGTTTGAGCAGtttgcccagaaataaactgaagTCGTGCATTCCTGCTCCTGACAGCCCCCGGGCCGGCAGCATTGTCCGGGGAGAAGCGCGCCGGACCAGCCAACTTTTCCTTAAAGACCGAGCCATCCTATTCGGAACAAAGTGAAAGGTCAGCGGGGCGCAGGAGCGGCGCCGGGAGCGCACAGCCTCGCCTCGGCTCGCGCCGCCAACTTGGCCGGCTCGCCCCACTTTCCCTTTTGTCCTCCGCCCCTCGCGCGGGGCTCCCGGCCGGGCCCgcgggcgggggcgcgggcgcgagcggcggcggcgggcggcggctctccccgcccgcgcccccgccTCGCCCGCCCGCACAAAGCGCGCCCCGCGCAGCGCGGCCCGGACGCCCGGCCGCCGCGGCCCGGCCTCGGCCTGAGGCGCGGCGGCGGGGAGGCGCCGGcccgcccgccccccgcccgctcGCGCCCCCGCCCGCGCGCCCGGCCCGCCCGGCCCGCCGGCccgcgcccgcccccgccccgcgcccgtgcccgcgcccgcgcccgccgCCGGCCCGCTCCTCACCTCGGCATCGGCGGCGGCCATGGCCCGGGCCCGCAGCgtggccccgcccctcccgcgcGCCATCGCCCCGCCCGCGCCTCGCGGCCCAGGGCGAGGCGGGGCCGGCCGCGCGCGTCTGCGCCTGCGCCCCCGCCCGCGCCTGCGCGCTGCGCCCGAGAGCGGCGTCCGCGGCGCGGGCCTGCGCGGGCCGGAACCGGAGCGCGGCGGCGGGCGGcaggggcggcggcggggcggcAGGGGCGGGGCCCGGCGCAGCGGCCTTCCGGAGGCGTCGCGGTGCTGCACGTCGTCGCCCCCTCGTCGTCCCGCGTGCACAGGCTCCTCTCTCTTTGCATAGACCCTCTGGCGGGCCGGCCGGGGTGCGGGAGGCCGCCTGACCTCTAACCCCGGACACACGTCGACTCCGTCGGCCTTCGCAGGAGGCGGACCCCGACTTGCGTCCTAGGGCGGTGCCGGGGTGGGGATTGTGCGGGGCTGGGAGGGGTGCCCCAGTTGTGGCAGTATCCGGTTGGAAAGAATCagctcgggggtgggggtgctccgGTTTTGGGGAGTGCTTGGCGTGGGTGGGGAGAtggctggggcggggcggggcgggggggacgtCCTGTCTGAAAAAGTTGCCTAAGCCGGGGAGAGGGGATGTCCCAGTGGGAAGGGCTGCCTCCATTAGGGGTGCTGCCTCAGTTAGTGTAAATGCCCCAGCGCCGCGGTGCTCCTCCAGGGGGCATGTCCGAAGTGTGGGGGAGGGTGCTCTGATACGGGAAGGTGTCCCTCTAGGAGGGTGTGCCCTGCCTGGGGGCAGTGTCCCGGGTGGGAAGTGTCCCATTGGCGAGGCTAGTCCCTATGGGGCCATGCTTTGGTAGGGGAAGATGCCTGGCTCTGGGGGTGCGCTCCAGTGAGGAAGTGTGCGCCACCTGGGTGGCCTCCCAATCACCCCAGCCTACCTGCAAGCCCCCAGTTAGGCACACGCAAGACCGTTCCTGCAAATCAAGCAGCCTTCACTGGACAGCACCACATAAACTGGCTTGGGCGACCCACACCCCCACAGCCAAACCTGTCTCTCCCATCCTGTAGGAGTTGAGGAAAGAAACAGACTGAAAGCAGGGTTCTCTGGCCAGTCTTCACAGCAGAAACTGAGGAGGCCCTGAGTCAAAGGCTAATCTGGGCCTCGCTCCTGTGAGGGCTCCGTCTCATGGGAGGTGAGACTCCAGGAAAATTCAACTAAGTCAAACATTGACAGCACACACAGGTGCAGAAGAGGTGATGGACGATGGTGAGTACAAAGGAAGCCTTCCCAAGTTTCGAGGGCATCCGCCCAAGTCAGCTCCTCGCAGGCGGGGAACCCAAGCCTGGGAGCCTCAGGACGGGGAGCTCAAGAGCATTCGTCCTGTGGCCTGCACCCAGCCTGCCTTCTCCCACTCCTACCTCTCTGGCACCCTCCTCTCCATTTGCATTCCTGCTTTCGGCCCTAGTCTGCCCCTTCTCTAAAACAACTGTATTTCGGTGTATATGTGGCTCACTTCTTGACAACCCTTGAGTCTTAAATACCACCACTTCAGGAAGTGTCCCCTTGCCCCTACTTAAAGACAGTACTGCACGGCAAAACTTACTTTATTTTGCTCCATAGCATTCCATTGCCATTTTGTCtgccccactagaatgtaagtccAAAAAGTCAGGGATTTGTGCTTTGTACATCCTAGTACCTAGAACAATGTTTGGCATGCAAGAGacaaaatatctgttgaatgaataaatgagttaagATGTGGAGGAAAATCCTTTACTAAGTGAATATCAAATGTAAATGAATGTGTCAGAAGCAGGTTTTACTCCCATCTTGCACCATGAGCCCCACCAGCCCTACCCTCATGTTTCTGACCACCGACGTTGGGTGCTGTCCTGGGCAGATGATGTGTTAGATGTGTTGACTGTGACCATCAGGTGAGTCCTGAGAGGCAGACATTGTTTTTATCCATGTTCTGCAAGTGAGCAAACCAAAACAGGGAAGTGCCTTCAAGGCCACACAACTgtcaggaggcagagaggagattCAAAAGACTCTCAACTATGAGGCTGCAGTTTCCAGCAGATGTTTCACAGATTATCCTGCTTGTGGCATGCTGTGTGCTCTTCTCCAGTTCTCACCCTCTCCTTGTCCCATGACTGTGACATTTGAGAGTACATGGCTGCCTGCACATTTCCAGCTGTGAAAAGTGGCCAGTGCGATACGTGCAAAAGTGGTGGCAGTTTACCTCCACCCTGTGCCACCAGAACTTGGAGCTACAAGCCCGGTAAGATGCGTGATGGTGAAAACTGCAACAGACATCCTGGACCCAGGAGTGGAAACCTCGACTTGAGAATAACAGATGTGCTACCAAGCCCAAAACTTCCCCGTCTAGACTGTTAAAGGCACAAGAAAAAAGCTTCTACCATGTTATGGGGGGTTGGCAGGGGAGATGCTCTACCTGTCCCCGCAGAGTCCCTCGAGCTTACTACAATAGACTAAGGTAATTGACACCCCTAGCCAAGGTCACCCCTTCGGCACATGGCAGAACTCTAAAGCCTTAATACCACCGGCAGTTTCCCAAAGCACATCCCAGGATCCGGCACACAGGGTGTTTACCGGCCCTCTGTAGCGTCTGCAAGATACCCCTTTGGGAAACGGTGCTTTCTCAAACCTTGATTTTTCGTTTGCCCCTGGGTTTTTAGAGTCCCAGACGACAGTCCTTTGAAATGTAGACCTCGGGAGCGGGCTCGTGTTGTTCACCCTTGGCTGGGAGAGAAGCAGCATCCCCGAGCTGGACATGGCAGTGATGTCGGCAGGGGCATGAGACATCAAGGCAAGGATAAGGGACCTGGGGAAGCCCGCCCCCTCACCCCCGACAGGACTTCCTCTGGCGCACGAGGCCCAAACTTTATTGCTTGGAGCGGTGGGTGCCGGGTCGCAACCCCTCCGGTGTGCGCTAATAAAATAAACGGAACAGGGCGGTCTGCTCCGCTTTCACAAGGCCACTTGGAGTTAACGCTGAGGCTCCAGACAAGCACATCCCGACTCCGAAAGCACATCCTGCAGCAGAACCTGGAAGCTGAGCGCCAGCCCCAGTTGCCAGAGGTGGCCCTGCTCGCCTGCCCGAGGCGCACCCGGAAGGGGGAGGGACCTAGAGCGGAAGCGCGGGGCGCgccggagggggcggggccaggggacGGGGCGTGTCCTGCGGGGAGGGCGGGGCCAAGGAGggcccccagcccacctcccgGGGCTGCGCACCCGCCGCGAGCCCACGTCCGGCGGTGGAGGTCGCCCGACTCGCCGCTGTGCCCAGCTCTACAGATGATGCGCTTTATTTACACCGCGCCTCTCTAGGCCCCCAACCCCCGGGGAGAGCGCGACTGCAGGGTAGCCGCGGAGGCTGGGCCAGAGGCAGAGGCCGCGGGGAACGGCCGAGCAGCGGCGGGTCCTGAGGAGGCCGGGCCAGGCCGGGAGTGAAGGCACAAGGCCCTGGGAGCCAGGTCCCAGGACAGAGGTCAGCCCGTCCAGAGAAGGCGACATGCGGTCAGCTCCTGGGGGTCAGGCAGGGGTCCACACTGCCGCAGCTCTGTTCATAGGATGGTGGGGCCTCTGCAGGGAGAGAGGCGGGTCTGCAAGGGGCCCAtggcgccccctccccgccaggccccaggcccccacTCACCATAGGGGTAGCCCCACGAGCTGTACTCCGGGGGTAGGATCAAGGTACTGGTGGTGGGCACGGGCCCTCCAGAACCCTCTGCAAAGTAGGGGACGGTGGCACCTGTGGAGATACacaagggagggggcagagggtggggggcggggctgcCATCCGGAGGATGGGGTTCAGGGGCGCCAGGCACAGAGCCGAAGGCTGcaggcggctgctgctgctgcgagTGGCTCTtggtggagagagagacagggtcCGAGAAGAAGTGGGGTCCACTGgccacagcctctgcctcctcctggggTGGCGCAGAGGGCACTACCGGAGGTGGCCCTGGGCCTGGCCGGGGGCTCAGTGGAACTTGGTTCACAGCGATATTGCCAATGAAGACCGGCAGGGTCACAATGGCTTCCGGAGTCTTCAGGGAGACCTGGGGAGGTTGCAGGAGTGAGGAGCCAGGCCGCTGGACCCTCCCCCCACGGCACCCCTGCACCCCTGGCACCTGCAGGTAGTAGTCCACGTGGATGAGGCTGCAGCCCGGCAGGGCCGACTGGGGCAGGGCGGGCACTAGGATCTGCTCTTGCCACTGAGCCCGCCTCCAGGCCTTGACGCTGGCACCCTCCACCTCTGCGATGGTCCGCACGTCATAAATCCAGCGCTTGGCCTTATAGGACACTTTCTGGGGAGGGGCCAGCCGGTGAGCCTGGGCACGCCAGCCACCTAGCCCTCCTCTGTCCCACGGGGACACGGCCTGGCAGTGACTCTGACCTGCAGCAGACTGGCCACCACAGGGCTGGTGTCCTTGCCTGACTGGTTCTCGATGTCAGCCTGCAGCC
This genomic stretch from Sus scrofa isolate TJ Tabasco breed Duroc unplaced genomic scaffold, Sscrofa11.1 Contig1206, whole genome shotgun sequence harbors:
- the ARRDC1 gene encoding arrestin domain-containing protein 1 isoform X4; this translates as MGRVQLFEVCLSHGRVVYSPGEPLAGAVRVRLAAPLPFRAIRVTCTGSCRVSNKANDAAWVAEEGYFNSALSLADKGSLPAGEHSFPFQFLLPATAPTSFEGPFGKIVHQVRATIDTPRFSKDHQCSRVFYILSPLNLNSIPDIEQPNVASTTRKFSYKLVKTGSVVLTASTDLRGYVVGQVLRLQADIENQSGKDTSPVVASLLQKVSYKAKRWIYDVRTIAEVEGASVKAWRRAQWQEQILVPALPQSALPGCSLIHVDYYLQVSLKTPEAIVTLPVFIGNIAVNQVPLSPRPGPGPPPVVPSAPPQEEAEAVASGPHFFSDPVSLSTKSHSQQQQPPAAFGSVPGAPEPHPPDGSPAPHPLPPPLCISTGATVPYFAEGSGGPVPTTSTLILPPEYSSWGYPYGEWGPGAWRGGGAMGPLQTRLSPCRGPTIL
- the ARRDC1 gene encoding arrestin domain-containing protein 1 isoform X2, with translation MGRVQLFEVCLSHGRVVYSPGEPLAGAVRVRLAAPLPFRAAASILDGLDPRLSHSLRHQGSRKKLVVGCLLSAIRVTCTGSCRVSNKANDAAWVAEEGYFNSALSLADKGSLPAGEHSFPFQFLLPATAPTSFEGPFGKIVHQVRATIDTPRFSKDHQCSRVFYILSPLNLNSIPDIEQPNVASTTRKFSYKLVKTGSVVLTASTDLRGYVVGQVLRLQADIENQSGKDTSPVVASLLQKVSYKAKRWIYDVRTIAEVEGASVKAWRRAQWQEQILVPALPQSALPGCSLIHVDYYLQVSLKTPEAIVTLPVFIGNIAVNQVPLSPRPGPGPPPVVPSAPPQEEAEAVASGPHFFSDPVSLSTKSHSQQQQPPAAFGSVPGAPEPHPPDGSPAPHPLPPPLCISTGATVPYFAEGSGGPVPTTSTLILPPEYSSWGYPYEAPPSYEQSCGSVDPCLTPRS
- the ARRDC1 gene encoding arrestin domain-containing protein 1 isoform X1 translates to MGRVQLFEVCLSHGRVVYSPGEPLAGAVRVRLAAPLPFRAAASILDGLDPRLSHSLRHQGSRKKLVVGCLLSAIRVTCTGSCRVSNKANDAAWVAEEGYFNSALSLADKGSLPAGEHSFPFQFLLPATAPTSFEGPFGKIVHQVRATIDTPRFSKDHQCSRVFYILSPLNLNSIPDIEQPNVASTTRKFSYKLVKTGSVVLTASTDLRGYVVGQVLRLQADIENQSGKDTSPVVASLLQKVSYKAKRWIYDVRTIAEVEGASVKAWRRAQWQEQILVPALPQSALPGCSLIHVDYYLQVPGVQGCRGGRVQRPGSSLLQPPQVSLKTPEAIVTLPVFIGNIAVNQVPLSPRPGPGPPPVVPSAPPQEEAEAVASGPHFFSDPVSLSTKSHSQQQQPPAAFGSVPGAPEPHPPDGSPAPHPLPPPLCISTGATVPYFAEGSGGPVPTTSTLILPPEYSSWGYPYEAPPSYEQSCGSVDPCLTPRS
- the ARRDC1 gene encoding arrestin domain-containing protein 1 isoform X8, with the protein product MTRRGWRRRATSTALCPWPTRGACLLESTAFPSSSCFLSFALSPATAPTSFEGPFGKIVHQVRATIDTPRFSKDHQCSRVFYILSPLNLNSIPDIEQPNVASTTRKFSYKLVKTGSVVLTASTDLRGYVVGQVLRLQADIENQSGKDTSPVVASLLQKVSYKAKRWIYDVRTIAEVEGASVKAWRRAQWQEQILVPALPQSALPGCSLIHVDYYLQVSLKTPEAIVTLPVFIGNIAVNQVPLSPRPGPGPPPVVPSAPPQEEAEAVASGPHFFSDPVSLSTKSHSQQQQPPAAFGSVPGAPEPHPPDGSPAPHPLPPPLCISTGATVPYFAEGSGGPVPTTSTLILPPEYSSWGYPYEAPPSYEQSCGSVDPCLTPRS
- the ARRDC1 gene encoding arrestin domain-containing protein 1 isoform X6, translating into MPLVSCGVLSAIRVTCTGSCRVSNKANDAAWVAEEGYFNSALSLADKGSLPAGEHSFPFQFLLPATAPTSFEGPFGKIVHQVRATIDTPRFSKDHQCSRVFYILSPLNLNSIPDIEQPNVASTTRKFSYKLVKTGSVVLTASTDLRGYVVGQVLRLQADIENQSGKDTSPVVASLLQKVSYKAKRWIYDVRTIAEVEGASVKAWRRAQWQEQILVPALPQSALPGCSLIHVDYYLQVPGVQGCRGGRVQRPGSSLLQPPQVSLKTPEAIVTLPVFIGNIAVNQVPLSPRPGPGPPPVVPSAPPQEEAEAVASGPHFFSDPVSLSTKSHSQQQQPPAAFGSVPGAPEPHPPDGSPAPHPLPPPLCISTGATVPYFAEGSGGPVPTTSTLILPPEYSSWGYPYEAPPSYEQSCGSVDPCLTPRS
- the ARRDC1 gene encoding arrestin domain-containing protein 1 isoform X7, encoding MAAIRVTCTGSCRVSNKANDAAWVAEEGYFNSALSLADKGSLPAGEHSFPFQFLLPATAPTSFEGPFGKIVHQVRATIDTPRFSKDHQCSRVFYILSPLNLNSIPDIEQPNVASTTRKFSYKLVKTGSVVLTASTDLRGYVVGQVLRLQADIENQSGKDTSPVVASLLQKVSYKAKRWIYDVRTIAEVEGASVKAWRRAQWQEQILVPALPQSALPGCSLIHVDYYLQVPGVQGCRGGRVQRPGSSLLQPPQVSLKTPEAIVTLPVFIGNIAVNQVPLSPRPGPGPPPVVPSAPPQEEAEAVASGPHFFSDPVSLSTKSHSQQQQPPAAFGSVPGAPEPHPPDGSPAPHPLPPPLCISTGATVPYFAEGSGGPVPTTSTLILPPEYSSWGYPYEAPPSYEQSCGSVDPCLTPRS
- the ARRDC1 gene encoding arrestin domain-containing protein 1 isoform X3; protein product: MGRVQLFEVCLSHGRVVYSPGEPLAGAVRVRLAAPLPFRAIRVTCTGSCRVSNKANDAAWVAEEGYFNSALSLADKGSLPAGEHSFPFQFLLPATAPTSFEGPFGKIVHQVRATIDTPRFSKDHQCSRVFYILSPLNLNSIPDIEQPNVASTTRKFSYKLVKTGSVVLTASTDLRGYVVGQVLRLQADIENQSGKDTSPVVASLLQKVSYKAKRWIYDVRTIAEVEGASVKAWRRAQWQEQILVPALPQSALPGCSLIHVDYYLQVPGVQGCRGGRVQRPGSSLLQPPQVSLKTPEAIVTLPVFIGNIAVNQVPLSPRPGPGPPPVVPSAPPQEEAEAVASGPHFFSDPVSLSTKSHSQQQQPPAAFGSVPGAPEPHPPDGSPAPHPLPPPLCISTGATVPYFAEGSGGPVPTTSTLILPPEYSSWGYPYEAPPSYEQSCGSVDPCLTPRS
- the ARRDC1 gene encoding arrestin domain-containing protein 1 isoform X5, whose product is MGRVQLFEVCLSHGRVVYSPGEPLAGAVRVRLAAPLPFRAIRVTCTGSCRVSNKANDAAWVAEEGYFNSALSLADKGSLPAGEHSFPFQFLLPATAPTSFEGPFGKIVHQVRATIDTPRFSKDHQCSRVFYILSPLNLNSIPDIEQPNVASTTRKFSYKLVKTGSVVLTASTDLRGYVVGQVLRLQADIENQSGKDTSPVVASLLQKVSYKAKRWIYDVRTIAEVEGASVKAWRRAQWQEQILVPALPQSALPGCSLIHVDYYLQVSLKTPEAIVTLPVFIGNIAVNQVPLSPRPGPGPPPVVPSAPPQEEAEAVASGPHFFSDPVSLSTKSHSQQQQPPAAFGSVPGAPEPHPPDGSPAPHPLPPPLCISTGATVPYFAEGSGGPVPTTSTLILPPEYSSWGYPYEAPPSYEQSCGSVDPCLTPRS